GGCGGACCGGCGGTGCAGGAAGTGGATCCCCAGGTCGTCGATGGTCGTGCGGAACTGGCCGATCTCGTCGAGGCGCTTCTCGAACCACCGCCAGTCGTAGCCGGTGCGCCAGTAGTGCACGAGCTCGACGAGGTCGGCAAGGGGAACCCCCTGCTCCCATCGGCGTCGGGCCGTTTCGGGCTCGGGTAGCCGCGCCGCGGCCAGTCGCGCGCGCAGATCGTCGAGCTCGGCGTCGGTCGTGTGGGTTTCGAATGCGTGCACGTCGCTGCCGGGCATGAGCCCTCCTCCATCGGCGAACCGGCTAAGACGGTTCTAACACCTCGCTCCGGGGGTGCGCAACCGGCTAAGGTGGTTCCATGCCTGCTGGGTTTCCCGAATTCCGCCTCGGTAGCGTGCTGGCGATCAGCTTCACGGGGACGTTGTCGGAGCGTCACGGCGAGCCCGTGGAGCGCATCCCCACGCCGCAGCGGCTCGTCGACTGGCTGGCGGTGTACGGCCTCGCCGTGGACTCCTGCACCCCCGCCCAGCTGGAACTCGCCAAAGAACTGCGGGAAGCGATCCACGCCGCCGCGACGGCAGCCGCGATCCACGAAGCCCTCCCCGCCGCCGCGGTTGCGGTCATCAACGACTGCAGCGTCCGGGGCCGGGCGGCGGCTGTGCTGACCCCCGAGGGGGAGCGGCGGTGGCGGCTCAGCTCGCCGTCGGCCGTGGAAGACGCGCTCGGCGTGATCGCCGACGACGCGATCAGCATCATCGCCGGTGAGCGAGACGGCAGGCTGGCCCTGTGCGCGTCGCCGACCTGCCAGGCGGCGTTCTTCGACACCAGCCAGAGCCGCACGCGCAAGTGGTGTGACATGAACACGTGCGGGAACCGTCAGAAGAAGGCGCGCTTCAACGCCAAGCGCACCGCGAGCTGACCGTCACCGGCTTTCCGCCGCCATCCGCAGCCCGAGGGCGACCAGGACGGTGCCGCTGATCGCGTCGAGCCTGCGGCGCACCGCGGGCCGGCGGAACCAGCCGCCCGCCCGGCCGACCGCGGCCGCCAGCGCCAGGTACAGCACGGTCTCCAGGGCCACCTGGAACACGGCGAGCAGCGCGGTCGTGCCGAACAAGGGCCGCCCGTCGGGCACGAACTGCGGGTAGAACGCGATCATGAACGCGGCCAGTTTCGGGTTCGCCAGCATGACGATGACGCCCTCGGCGAACGCCTTGGCCCAGCCGTTGGCCGACGCCGCGGAAGGTTCGTCAGCGGGCTCGGCCGGGCGCCAGGCCGACCGCCACGCCTTGACCCCCAGGTAGATCAGGAACGCGGCGCCGACGACACGCAGCACGAGGAACGCGACCTCCGACGCGGCGACCAGTGCTGCCAGCCCTGCCGCGGCGAACAACGCCCACGCGTAAAGACCGGCCTCGAGGCCGAGCACGGTCGGCACTGCCCCGCGGAACCCCCGCACCGCCGCCCGGCGCAGGATCAGGGCCATCGCCGGCCCCGGCGAGGCCGAAATCAGGACCACGGCCAGGGCGAAGGCGGGCAGCACCGCGAGGAGATCTATGCCCGGCATCCTGCCCACGGCGCGACCGCGGTTTCAAACGAAATCCGGAGCGGGGCGGCGCGACCGTGATCGCCGCCGGCGGGCCGGCGTGGCACCGCCAGGCGCGCGGCCGAATCCCGCGTGGGCGTCGGGAAGGCCCGTCGTGCCGCACTGCATCCTGGCGCGCACATCGACTGCGCGTCCCTTGGCGCGGCGCGGTCGTCAGTCCAGCTCGTCGAGCGCCGCCACGGCTTCCCATCGCGCGCCCAGCGTGTTCAGCAGCCCCGCGACGTCGACATCGCCCGAATCCGCACCGAGCAGCGCCTTGTCCAGGCGGCGCGCCCGGCGGTTCACCTGAGTGAGCACCGCCGAGCCCTCCTCGGTGAGCGACAGGAGCTTGCGGCGCGCGTCGCGCGGCGACTCGACCCGCCGGATGAGGCCGCGCTGTTCGAGCCTGCGGCACAGGTCCGCCATCGTGGACGTGTCCAGGGCGACCGCCCCGGCCAGGGAACTCTGGTCGCTCCCGGGGTAGGCGCGCACGGCGGAGAGGACCGCGAACTGGGGACCGGTCAGCACCGGATCCACGTGGCGGTTCCACGCGGCGAGGTAGGCCTGGTACATGCGGCGGGCGCCGTAGCCGGGGGCGGCCAGGAGATCCGGGGGCGGCGCCGGTGTGACGGCCGGGGCTCCCCGGCCGCGTCGGCCTGCCCGCACTGGCTCACCCATCAAGACCCTCCCCATGACTCCAGGCTCGCGGCTTCCCGTGATCCTACGTGTCCGGACTATTGCGCTCGTGTTGCAGTCCTGCTTCTCGCCCGCGAACTCTTGCGTATCCGGATAATACGTGTTCGGATTATAGGCGGAGGTGGTCAACGATGGACCAGAACCTGTTCAACGACATCTGCTTGCGCCAGCTGACGTTCTCCGGGGTGCACGAGGGCGAGACCGTGGTCGTGCTGACCCGTGGCGGCGAGCGAGCCGAGTACGCCGACGCCTTCCTGTGGGCCGCCCAGCAGCTGGGCGCCGCGACCTACCACATGCGACTGCCCTCGCCGGCCAGCGCGTCCGGCGCGTGGGCGGTGGGCGACTCCGGGCTCGGGAACATTCCCCGCGCGGTCGAGGCGCTCAAGGACGTGGACATGGTCGTCGACTGCACGTTCCTGCTGTTCAGCAAGGAACAGTTCGCGATCCAGGAAGCCGGCACCCGCATCCTCACCGCCGTCGAGCCGCCCGAGCTGCTGGCCCGCCTCATGCCCACCAAGGAACTCCGCGAGCGGGTGGAGATCGGCGCCGAGCTGCTCGCCAAGGCGAGCACCATGCGGATCACCAGCCCGGCGGGCACCGACGTCACCTACCGGCTCGGCATGTACCCGACCATGTCGGAGTACGGCTACACCGACACCCCCGGCCGCTGGGACCACTGGCCCGCCGCGTTCGTGTTCACCGGCGGCGCCGACGACGGCGTCGACGGCAAGATCGTGCTCTCGCCCGGCGACGTGCTGCTGCCGTTCAACACCTACGTCCAGACCCCGGTGGAGATCACCATCGAGGAGGGTTTCATCCGCGACATCCGCGGCGGCGCCGGATCGTCCGGTTTGGACGCCGACCTGCTGCGCTCCTACATCGAAAGCTTCCACGACCCCCGCGGCTACGGGATGAGCCACGTGGGCTGGGGCCTGGACGAACGCGCCCACTGGCACGGCCTGACCCAGTTCCCCGGCGGCATGGGCATGGAGCTGCGCAGCTTCTACGGCAACGTGATGTTCTCCATCGGTCCCAACAACGAGCTCGGCGGCCCCAACGACACGCCGTGCCACTTCGACATCCCCATGCGCGGCAACTCGCTCTACCTCGACGACGAGCTGATCGTCGACGCAGGCGAGCTGACCGTCAAGGAAATGCGCCCGGCGGAGAAGCGATGACCGACCACCACATCGGGATGATCGTCCCCAGCTCGAACCTCACCATGGAGACCGAGCTGCCGCGGATGCTGCGCGCCCGTGAGGAGGCCGAGCCGGGGGACCGGTTCGTCTTCCACTCCGCGCGCGCCCGGATGCAGCACGTCGACCCGGAGCAGCTGCGCGCGATGAACGCCCAGGCCGGGCGCGCGGCGGCCGAGCTCGCCGACGCCCGCCCGGACGTGGTCGCCACCGCGTGCCTGGTGGCGATCATGGCCCAGGGACCCGGCTACCACTGCACCGCCGAGGACGACATCACCCGCGTCCTGCGCGCCGAGGGCTCCGCCGCTCCGGTGGTGTCCAGCGCGGGTGCGCTGCTGTCCGGCATCGCCGCGCTCGGCGCGCGCAAGATCTCGATCATCACGCCCTACCTGAAGCCGCTCACGAAGGCGGTGGCCGACTACCTCGAGGACGCCGGGGTCGAGGTGGTCGATGCGCTGTCGCTGGAGGTGCCGGACAACCTCGCCGTCGCGCGGCTTGACCCGGCCGACCTGCGCGAGCACTACCGCAAGCTCGATCTGTCCGGAGTGGACGCACTGGTGCTGTCGGCGTGCGTGCAAATGCCGTCGCTGCCGTCGATCCAGCCCGTCGAGGACGAGATCGGGCTCCCGGTCCTGTCGGCGGCCACCGCGACCACGTACCGGATCCTGACCGAACTCGGACTGGAGCCGCGCGTGCCCGGCGCCGGGCGGCTGCTCGCGGGCACGAGCGACGAGACGAGGAGGCCGGCATGAGCGCGAGCCAGTCGTTCGAAGTCGTCGTCGTCGGCGGCGGCCTGGGCGGCCTGTGCGCGGCGTTGTCGCTGCGGCAACGGGGACTGCGGGTCACCGTGGTCGAAGCGGCGCCGCAACTCGGCGAGATCGGCGCGGGCATCCAGACCGCCCCCAACGCCAGCCGCATCCTCATCGGACTGGGGCTGCGCCCCCAGCTGGAGCGGGTGCGCACCGAGCCGCAGGACCAGGTCCGCCGCCGGTGGGCCGACGGCAGCATCATCGCCCAGCTGCCGCTGGGACAGCGGGTCACCGACACCTACGGCGCCCCGTACTGGCACTACCACCGCGCCGACCTGCACGGCGTGCTGCTGGACGCGTGCGTGGACCCGGACGGCCACGGCCCGGTGGTGCGGGTCGCGACCGGCGCGCGGGTCGTCGAGCTGGACCGCGCCCAGCCGGAACGCCCGGCCGTGATCACCGCCGACGGCCGCCGCTTCACCGGCGACGTGGTGATCGGCGCCGACGGCATCCGCTCCGCCGTCCGGGACCTCGCCGGGTTCGACGACACCCTGGTGTTCTCCGGCGAAATGGCCTACCGCGCCCTGATCCCCGGCGACCTGGTCGCCCAGGACCCGGCCACCCGGTTCCTCGTCGACCGCTACCACTCCACGATCTGGTACGGCCCGGACAAGCACCTCGTGCACTACATGATCCGCGGCGGCCAGTACCTCAACGTGGTCGCGATCGTGCCGTGCAGCGAGACGATCGAACGGGAGTGGAGCGGTCCGGCGACCGCCGCCGAGCTCGCGGCGGAGTACCAGGACTGGGACGATCGGGTCCCGACGGTGTTGTCGAAGGCCAAGGACGAGGACGTGTCGGTGTGGGCCATGTACCGGCGCCGGCGTGACCCGGTATGGGTGGACGGGCGGGTCGCCCTGCTCGGCGACGCCTGCCACGCCATGCTGCCCTACCAGGCGCAGGGCGCCTCCCAGGCGATGGAGGATGCCGCGGTGCTCGCCGAGGAACTGGGACGTGTCACCCGCGACGGGATCGACGGCGCCCTGATCCGCTACGTCGACCGGCGCGCCAAGCACGCGGGGATGGTCCAGGACGCCTCCCTGCAGAACATGAGCTTCTACCACCTCCCCGACGGCCCCGAGCAGCGCGAGCGCGACGAGAAGCTGCGCCGGTTCGACGGCGAGTCCGACGTGTCCTACGACTGGCTCTGGAACGGCAGCCCGCTCACCGATCCGGACACCGAGTCCATCCACTACCAGTTCGCGCGCTGAGGCGGGCGAACTGGCCGACAACGGCAACGGAGCGATTCATGCGTACCGGAGATCAGATCGTCCAGGACCTGCCCTGGCGCTGGAGCGTGCAGGGCAAGATCTTCCTCATCGGTGGGCTGGGCTACATGTTCGACGCGTGGGACGTCGCGTTGAACGGGTTCCTCACCCCACTGGTCGGGGCCGAGTTCGGGTTGTCGCCGGGGCAGAAGGGGCTGGTGGCGACCGCCAACCTGATCGGCATGGCGGTGGGGGCCGTCGTGTGGGGGACCGTGGCCGACCGCATCGGCCGCAAACGCGCGTTCAGCGTCACGCTGCTGGTGTTCGCCCTGTTCTCCGTGCTCGGCGCGCTGTCGCCGAACGTGGAGGTCTTCCTGGCCCTGCGCTTCCTGGCCGGGGTCGGTCTCGGCGGGTGCATCCCGGTGGACTACGCGATCGTCAGCGAGTTCTCCCCGCGGCGGCACCGCGGCCGGGTGCTCTCGGCCATGGACGGCTGGTGGCCGGTGGGCACCACCCTCGCCGCCGTCACGGCGACGTTGCTGGTCCCGGTGTCCGGGAACTGGCGCTGGATGCTGGTGCTGATGATCCTGCCCGCGCTGCTGTTGTTCTGGATCCGGCGCGGAGTCCCGGAATCGCCGCTGTACCTGGTGCGCAAGGGCCGGGAAGCGGAAGCCCGCGCGGTCATCGACGAGCTCGTCCGCCGCACGGGCGCGCCCGCTGAGCCGTATTCGATCCCGCCCGCGGTGGTGGAGGACACCCGCGGGGGAACGGTCACCGCCGCGTTCGACCAGCTGCGCCGGGTGTGGGCGTTCAACCCCCGGATCACCGCGGTCGCCTGGTCGTTGTTCATCAGCGTCATGCTGGTTTACTACGCCGCCCTGAGCTGGATGCCCTCGATCCTGCGCGCCCAGGGGTTCGGCGAGATCGCGGCCTTCGCCTCCACCGCGCTGATGAACGCGCTGGGCATCGTCGGCGTCGCGGTGGCCGTGCTGCTCGTGGAGAAGGTCGGCCGCAAGCGGATCGTCGCCGTCGCCGGGCCACTCGCCGCGCTCTCGCTCGTAGTGTTCTCGCTGCTGCTGGGCTCGCCCACCGGCGCGGTGATCGCGATCGGCGCGTTCGGCATGCTGGCGCTGGTGGTCATCCCGGTGATGTACGCCTACGTGTCCGAGCTGTACCCGACCGAGCTGCGTGCCTCCGGGTTCGGCTGGGCGTCGTCGTCGAGCCGGGCCGTCACCGGCTTCGCGCCTCTGGTGTTCGGCAGCCTCCTGTGGCCGGTGCTCGGCCTGCCGCTGACCTTCACCGTGCTGGGCGCGCTCGTGGTGGCCGCGGTCGTGTTCATGATGGTGGGTGCGCCGGAGACCCGCGGCCGCGAGCTCGACCGGATCGCGGAGCCGGCGAACCCCGTGGCGCCCGCGAAAACCACGCAGGTGCCGTGAGCGAGGAGAGGTCGAAACTGTGAAGCCCGCCGCGTTCGCCTACCACCGGGCCCACGACGTCGCCGACGCCATCGGCCTGCTAGGCGAGCTCGCCGCGGCCGGGGACGAGCCGAAGCTGATCGCCGGCGGGCAGAGCCTGGTGCCGATGATGAACTTCCGGCTCGCCCGGCCGACGGCCCTGATCGACCTGGGGCCGTTGCGCCGGGACCCGGCGCTGACCGGGCTGCGGCGGGACGGTGCGCAGCTGGAGATCGGCGCGCTGGTCACGCACCGGGCGGTCGAGGTGGCGAAGCTGGGGCCGGGCTTCGACGTGC
The window above is part of the Amycolatopsis thermoflava N1165 genome. Proteins encoded here:
- a CDS encoding MFS transporter — encoded protein: MRTGDQIVQDLPWRWSVQGKIFLIGGLGYMFDAWDVALNGFLTPLVGAEFGLSPGQKGLVATANLIGMAVGAVVWGTVADRIGRKRAFSVTLLVFALFSVLGALSPNVEVFLALRFLAGVGLGGCIPVDYAIVSEFSPRRHRGRVLSAMDGWWPVGTTLAAVTATLLVPVSGNWRWMLVLMILPALLLFWIRRGVPESPLYLVRKGREAEARAVIDELVRRTGAPAEPYSIPPAVVEDTRGGTVTAAFDQLRRVWAFNPRITAVAWSLFISVMLVYYAALSWMPSILRAQGFGEIAAFASTALMNALGIVGVAVAVLLVEKVGRKRIVAVAGPLAALSLVVFSLLLGSPTGAVIAIGAFGMLALVVIPVMYAYVSELYPTELRASGFGWASSSSRAVTGFAPLVFGSLLWPVLGLPLTFTVLGALVVAAVVFMMVGAPETRGRELDRIAEPANPVAPAKTTQVP
- a CDS encoding leucyl aminopeptidase gives rise to the protein MDQNLFNDICLRQLTFSGVHEGETVVVLTRGGERAEYADAFLWAAQQLGAATYHMRLPSPASASGAWAVGDSGLGNIPRAVEALKDVDMVVDCTFLLFSKEQFAIQEAGTRILTAVEPPELLARLMPTKELRERVEIGAELLAKASTMRITSPAGTDVTYRLGMYPTMSEYGYTDTPGRWDHWPAAFVFTGGADDGVDGKIVLSPGDVLLPFNTYVQTPVEITIEEGFIRDIRGGAGSSGLDADLLRSYIESFHDPRGYGMSHVGWGLDERAHWHGLTQFPGGMGMELRSFYGNVMFSIGPNNELGGPNDTPCHFDIPMRGNSLYLDDELIVDAGELTVKEMRPAEKR
- a CDS encoding aspartate/glutamate racemase family protein codes for the protein MTDHHIGMIVPSSNLTMETELPRMLRAREEAEPGDRFVFHSARARMQHVDPEQLRAMNAQAGRAAAELADARPDVVATACLVAIMAQGPGYHCTAEDDITRVLRAEGSAAPVVSSAGALLSGIAALGARKISIITPYLKPLTKAVADYLEDAGVEVVDALSLEVPDNLAVARLDPADLREHYRKLDLSGVDALVLSACVQMPSLPSIQPVEDEIGLPVLSAATATTYRILTELGLEPRVPGAGRLLAGTSDETRRPA
- a CDS encoding MarR family winged helix-turn-helix transcriptional regulator — encoded protein: MGEPVRAGRRGRGAPAVTPAPPPDLLAAPGYGARRMYQAYLAAWNRHVDPVLTGPQFAVLSAVRAYPGSDQSSLAGAVALDTSTMADLCRRLEQRGLIRRVESPRDARRKLLSLTEEGSAVLTQVNRRARRLDKALLGADSGDVDVAGLLNTLGARWEAVAALDELD
- a CDS encoding CGNR zinc finger domain-containing protein gives rise to the protein MPAGFPEFRLGSVLAISFTGTLSERHGEPVERIPTPQRLVDWLAVYGLAVDSCTPAQLELAKELREAIHAAATAAAIHEALPAAAVAVINDCSVRGRAAAVLTPEGERRWRLSSPSAVEDALGVIADDAISIIAGERDGRLALCASPTCQAAFFDTSQSRTRKWCDMNTCGNRQKKARFNAKRTAS
- a CDS encoding FAD-dependent oxidoreductase, which gives rise to MSASQSFEVVVVGGGLGGLCAALSLRQRGLRVTVVEAAPQLGEIGAGIQTAPNASRILIGLGLRPQLERVRTEPQDQVRRRWADGSIIAQLPLGQRVTDTYGAPYWHYHRADLHGVLLDACVDPDGHGPVVRVATGARVVELDRAQPERPAVITADGRRFTGDVVIGADGIRSAVRDLAGFDDTLVFSGEMAYRALIPGDLVAQDPATRFLVDRYHSTIWYGPDKHLVHYMIRGGQYLNVVAIVPCSETIEREWSGPATAAELAAEYQDWDDRVPTVLSKAKDEDVSVWAMYRRRRDPVWVDGRVALLGDACHAMLPYQAQGASQAMEDAAVLAEELGRVTRDGIDGALIRYVDRRAKHAGMVQDASLQNMSFYHLPDGPEQRERDEKLRRFDGESDVSYDWLWNGSPLTDPDTESIHYQFAR
- a CDS encoding LysE family translocator: MPGIDLLAVLPAFALAVVLISASPGPAMALILRRAAVRGFRGAVPTVLGLEAGLYAWALFAAAGLAALVAASEVAFLVLRVVGAAFLIYLGVKAWRSAWRPAEPADEPSAASANGWAKAFAEGVIVMLANPKLAAFMIAFYPQFVPDGRPLFGTTALLAVFQVALETVLYLALAAAVGRAGGWFRRPAVRRRLDAISGTVLVALGLRMAAESR